Proteins from a single region of Nomia melanderi isolate GNS246 chromosome 9, iyNomMela1, whole genome shotgun sequence:
- the Lerp gene encoding lysosomal enzyme receptor protein, with product MYELTVLISFYCSITVAVFADTSINQKSFCIIQEPSLNLFKYNFTNLSDPTKDIIILHDYPIEALRIQLCTPLKQKCKGKDGYAICLIRNKEEIGIGKFPPEVKIKNGRIMFVFIGSDCTAKEKYITKIIMKCDYAAGNNSLPELMPHTLDGCELHLIWKTALACGPQTVSNCTVINNGSHYDLSSLTKYSENYVIYLGSGNSSSLVDSGNSSSLVDNGKIILNVCHSVIFEYDALCETKSGACLQKTKSEYVNLGDVAQRPLFEDGKLKLKYQDGSMCKVRNITEPHIKTTITFICDFEAIKTETSPEYVGGSKECHYQIIWKTAAACSVESLRNHSATTAGKCTVTNPLTNFVYDLQSLMKEDYYATAQNGTQYKFAICKSPVNTICTAETGICSTKNGVSMGKYNTNLIWQEGGPYLNYTDGDLCEGGQHHYTVIAFVCGAEGVSKEPLVMEQKPCQLIIHWNIDLVCEKRIKCASMNYETDLSSLIKSNRNYVVKVNETEFHINICRPLIPVPSLTCAHGSAACKATLNSNKEYISQVSLGFPKENPVLDANRDTVLRYIGGSPCPEDPTKLISSYFTFLCQYNDKGFPEFKEYTDCTYIFEWKTSVTCGSVMGTWTPPCIIKDQLLSNECNLSLLYENQQVYHVKNKQGRDYSISICGGGKFCNGSAVCQDNNGYGSLANVIFDYGRDVIKLKYSNGDKCVYNSYTSEVRFICTESVGIGIPKLLWESQCSVEFEWHTSVTCACKSSSPQPMPAIDDTHGGVQEFSPSHTGTVAGIVLSVIALVAVLLYFRDPDKRTCLRSCWHPFSSRRGSGRVQYCRVDTTEEARLLLDVDPTQCQTDSDDDLLNA from the exons ATGTACGAGTTAACcgttttaatatctttttactGTTCTATAACAGTTGCTGTATTTGCT gatACATCTATAAATCAGAAatctttttgtattattcaaGAACCTTCTTTAAATCTTTTCAAGTACAACTTTACAAATCTTTCTGATCCTACAAAagatattattatacttcatgATTATCCAATTGAAGCTTTAAGAATACAGTTATGTACTCCGTTGAAACAAAAATGCAAAGGAAAGGATGGATATGCAATTTGTCTGattcgaaacaaagaagaaatagGAATag gaaAGTTTCCACCAgaagtaaaaataaagaatggAAGAATAATGTTTGTATTTATAGGCAGTGATTGTAcagcaaaagaaaaatatataacaaaaattattatgaagTGTGATTATGCAGCTGGAAATAATTCTCTTCCCGAATTAATGCCTCAT ACATTGGACGGATGTGAATTACACTTAATTTGGAAGACTGCACTTGCTTGTGGTCCACAAACTGTATCTAATTGTACAGTAATAAATAATGGATCACACTATGATCTATCATCGTTaacaaaatattctgaaaattatgttatttatttggGTAGTGGAAACTCTTCTTCTTTAGTAGATAGTGGAAACTCTTCTTCTTTAGTGgataatggaaaaattatattaaatgtttgtcATTCTGTGATATTTGAATATGATGCCTTATGTGAAACGAAATCAGGAGCCTGCTTACAGAAAACAAAATCTGA ATATGTAAATTTAGGTGATGTTGCACAACGACCACTTTTTGAGGATGGAAAATTAAAACTTAAATATCAAGATGGAAGCATGTGTAAAGTGAGAAATATTACAGAACCACATATTAAAACTACTATTACTTTCATATGTGATTTTGAAGCCATTAAAACT GAAACAAGTCCCGAATATGTTGGAGGAAGCAAAGAGTGTCATTATCAAATAATCTGGAAAACAGCAGCTGCATGTAGCGTGGAATCTTTACGTAATCATAGTGCAACAACTGCTGGCAAATGTACAGTGACTAATCCTCTTACTAATTTTGT GTATGATTTACAATCTTTAATGAAGGAAGACTATTATGCTACGGCACAGAATGGCACGCAATATAAATTTGCAATATGTAAATCGCCTGTGAATACGATATGTACAGCAGAAACAg gAATATGTTCCACTAAAAACGGTGTATCTATGGGAaagtataatacaaatttaatatggCAAGAAGGTGGAccatatttaaattatacagaTGGAGATTTGTGTGAAGGTGGGCAGCATCATTACACAGTTATTGCGTTCGTATGCGGAGCAGAAGGAGTTTCCAAAGAACCACTTGTAATGGAACAAAAGCCCTgtcaattaattatacattgGAATATTGACCTAGTTTGTGAGAAAAGG ATAAAATGTGCTTCAATGAATTATGAGACGGATTTAAGTTCGTTAATTAAATCTAATCGTAACTATGTTGTGAAAGTGAATGAAAcagaatttcatataaatatatgcaGACCCTTAATACCTGTACCAAGTTTAACATGCGCACATGGCAGTGCTGCCTGCAAAGctactttgaattcaaataagGAGTACATAAGTCAAGTC AGTTTAGGATTTCCAAAAGAAAATCCTGTTTTGGATGCAAATCGTGATACAGTGTTACGTTATATAGGTGGATCACCCTGTCCTGAAGATcctactaaattaatttcttcatattttacatttttatgccAGTATAATGACAAG GGATTTCCAGAATTTAAGGAATATACAGATTGTACTTACATTTTTGAATGGAAAACAAGTGTAACATGTGGATCTGTAATGGGAACATGGACGCCACCTTGTATTATAAAAGACCAGTTACTTTCAAACGAATGTAATCTATCCTTGTTATATGAAAATCAACAAGTATATCAT gTCAAAAATAAACAAGGAAGAGACTATAGCATAAGTATATGCGGGGGAGGAAAATTCTGCAATGGTTCTGCCGTGTGCCAAGATAACAACGGGTATGGATCATTGGCAAATGTCATTTTTGATTACGGCAGAGATGTTATAAAACTCAAATATTCGAATGGTGATAAATGTGTATATA attCTTATACGTCTGAAGTACGATTTATATGCACCGAATCTGTGGGGATTGGTATACCAAAGTTGCTATGG GAATCGCAGTGCAGTGTAGAATTCGAGTGGCACACAAGCGTTACTTGCGCCTGCAAATCAAGCTCGCCACAACCAATGCCTGCAATAGATGATACACACGGAGGTGTTCAAGAATTCTCTCCTAGTCACA CTGGTACGGTGGCTGGCATCGTACTGAGTGTTATCGCTCTGGTAGCAGTGCTGCTTTATTTCCGAGATCCGGATAAGAGGACGTGCTTGCGTTCTTGCTGGCATCCATTTTCATCTAGGAGGGGCAGTGGGCGCGTTCAGTACTGCAGA GTTGATACCACAGAGGAGGCTAGATTGTTACTCGATGTTGATCCTACTCAGTGTCAAACCGATAGTGATGATGATCTTCTGAATGCATAG
- the Tl gene encoding toll like receptor — translation MIGHWWVVLLVIIITCNGFDIQCPAQSCSCYPSHSSDTEIHCPTGNDSAFIVNVQPYKYIQIQCHNSPQWSDFHVSNLFSAHNLESFFFRMCKLPTDMSLGEIVRKVGAKDVQKLIFQYFGNLNMNLTREHLTGFPKLQRLILSSNNSTNLSSDLFADMPDLTWLDLRENNVHLPAGFFKDAPNLEVLELGRNMITSIEPGLFDDLTKLRLLNLWQNKLMEIKSGTFDKLVSLKSLDINSNELTTLPKNVFEKLKNLEVLNLFGNNFTSLPGDLFQHNRKLRTVIMYGNKKNMTTLPSGLFSNLTELKLVQLRSNGLITVPENLFWGSISMNNISLERNYFESLPENLFKGLINLSTLELSFNELTSLPDQIFVDLKNLIKLDLSKNHIASISRHLFEGLTKLKILNMKKNQLRVIEDTSFKYLESLQIAIFSDNQLTLNNSLSVYHDEYGKKSPFHHCPSLEELYLDRNNISEIFGDWIISSLSLQILDLKHNQIPYISTEDLQFISSKIKVDLRYNNIKHIYLNSAEKLASFHISRDVIILVDNNPIACDCDLYDFVRYLEGKMHPNVQNYFHIISGDLMCQSPEWIMNISVSNLKSKSLKCNVVDICPTNCTCWVKPYNKAFLVDCSYRNLTNIPRNIQALPNYQLELNFTGNKLSQLLPLRDIGLDNVSISELLLSNNDISNVPLDALPLDINVLELHNNNISRMNSDVLYFMSNSTKLKTITLHGNQWACDCDARDVLNFVQTKVIEIPDSLHITCKDMKIPMLKMTATDFCPAKTAMIVGISVAVAFTGLLIGVLAALYYRYQREIKVWLYSHQLCLWLVTEDELDKDKLYDAFISYSHKDEDFVVNELVSKLENGPRPFKLCLHFRDWLAGEWIPKQIAHSVDNSKRTVVVLSPNFLESVWGRMEFRAAHSQALSEGRARVILILYGEVGSIDNLDPELKAYLSMNTYVKWGDPWFWDKLRYALPHPPELTKNTIRRKIFAKHQPSIQLNGEKKELIYPIGTPETPPAASTPPADTIKIFMCDTEIKKDSSEKLNVSNSNGIITFSPEQLIKNNLVNKVQCTTV, via the exons ATGATAGGTCACTGGTGGGTCGTTTTACTGGTAATCATCATCACGTGCAACGGCTTCGATATTCAGTGCCCGGCGCAGTCCTGCAGCTGCTACCCGAGCCACAGCAGCGACACCGAGATACACTGTCCGACAGGAAACGACTCGGCCTTCATTGTGAATGTTCAACCTTACAAGTATATTCAG ATACAATGTCACAACTCTCCACAATGGTCGGACTTTCACGTGTCAAACTTGTTCTCCGCGCACAACCTGGAGTCCTTTTTCTTCCGAATGTGCAAATTGCCAACGGACATGAGTCTTGGCGAGATAGTGCGCAAAGTCGGCGCGAAGGATGTGCAGAAGCTAATATTCCAGTATTTCGGCAACTTGAACATGAACCTGACCAGGGAACACCTGACAGGATTCCCGAAGTTGCAACGACTGATTCTATCGTCAAATAACTCGACCAACCTAAGCAGCGATTTGTTCGCGGACATGCCGGACCTCACGTGGCTCGACTTGCGCGAGAACAATGTGCACCTGCCAGCTGGATTCTTCAAGGACGCACCGAACCTGGAAGTGCTCGAATTAGGCCGCAACATGATAACGAGTATCGAGCCGGGCCTATTCGACGATTTAACAAAATTACGTTTGCTAAATTTATGGCAGAACAAACTGATGGAGATCAAGTCGGGCACGTTCGACAAACTAGTCTCCCTGAAGTCCTTAGACATCAACTCTAACGAATTGACTACTTTGCCCAAGAATGTCTTCGAGAAGCTGAAGAATCTGGAGGTCCTAAATTTATTTGGCAACAACTTCACATCCCTACCGGGGGATCTGTTCCAACACAACAGAAAACTTAGAACAGTGATCATGTACGGGAACAAGAAGAATATGACGACCCTGCCGAGCGGGTTATTCTCGAATCTGACGGAGCTGAAACTAGTGCAGCTCAGAAGTAATGGTCTAATCACGGTACCGGAAAATCTGTTTTGGGGTTCCATCTCGATGAACAATATTAGTTTGGAGAGGAACTATTTTGAATCCCTCCCAGAGAATTTATTCAAAGGATTAATCAATTTATCAACGTTGGAACTGAGTTTTAATGAACTGACTTCGCTACCAGATCAAATTTTTGTAGACTTGAAGAATTTGATTAAGCTGGATTTGTCTAAGAATCATATTGCTTCGATATCCAG GCATTTATTTGAAGGTTTAACAAAActgaagatattaaatatgaagAAAAATCAATTGCGGGTAATAGAAGATACAAGTTTTAAGTATTTAGAAAGTTTACAAATTGCAATATTTTCCGACAATCAGCTTacattgaataattcattatctGTATACCATGATGAATATGGAAAGAAATCACCATTTCATCATTGCCCCTCTCTAGAAGAATTATATCTCGAtaggaataatatttctgaaatatttggtGATTGGATTATAAGCAGCTTAAGTTTACAAATATTAGATCTTAAACACAATCAGATACCTTACATTTCG ACTGAAGATCTGCAATTTATATCAAGTAAAATTAAAGTGGACctaagatataataatataaaacatatctATCTGAACAGTGCTGAAAAATTAGCAAGTTTTCACATCTCACGTGATGTAATTATACTAGTGGACAATAATCCAATAGCTTGTGACTGTGATTTGTATGATTTTGTTCGGTACTTAGAAGGAAAAATGCATCCCaatgttcaaaattattttcatataatatcaGGAGATTTAATGTGCCAAAGTCCAGAATGGATAATGAACATATCTGTGTCCAACCTAAAATCTAAATCTTTAAAATGTAATGTAGTGGATATATGTCCAACAAATTGTACATGTTGGGTGAAACCATACAACAAAGCTTTCCTAGTTGATTGCTCTTATAGGAACTTGACAAACATACCACGCAATATTCAAGCTTTACCTAACTATCAacttgaattgaattttacggGAAACAAGTTATCTCAACTGTTACCACTGAGAGACATTGGTCTGGACAATGTATCAATATCAGAACTGCTTTTGTCAAATAATGATATCTCGAATGTGCCCTTGGATGCATTACCATTAGACATTAAT GTTTTGGAATTgcataataataacattagTAGAATGAATTCCgatgttttatatttcatgAGTAATTCTACTAAGTTGAAAACCATTACACTGCATGGAAATCAATGGGCATGCGACTGTGATGCGAGAGATGTTCTAAACTTTGTTCAAACGAAAGTTATAGAAATTCCAGATTCTTTACACATCACATGTAAGGATATGAAGATTCCAATGTTGAAAATGACAGCAACAGACTTTTGTCCTGCCAAAACGGCAATGATCGTAGGCATTAGTGTGGCTGTAGCATTCACTGGACTATTGATTGGTGTGTTAGCAGCGTTATACTACCGATACCAACGAGAGATTAAAGTTTGGTTATACTCGCATCAACTCTGCTTATGGTTGGTAACCGAGGATGAAttagataaagataaattatacgaTGCTTTTATAAGTTACTCGCATAAAGATGAAGATTTCGTTGTGAACGAATTAGTATCCAAGTTAGAAAATGGACCTAGACCATTTAAATTGTGCTTACACTTTCGGGACTGGTTAGCGGGAGAGTGGATACCAAAACAAATTGCTCATTCAGTTGATAATTCAAAGAGAACGGTCGTCGTATTGTCACCAAACTTCTTAGAAAGTGTTTGGGGACGAATGGAATTTAGAGCTGCTCACAGTCAAGCTCTTAGTGAAGGTCGAGCAAGAgttattctaattttatatgGTGAAGTCGGTTCCATCGATAATTTGGACCCAGAACTTAAAGCCTATTTGAGTATGAATACCTATGTGAAATGGGGTGATCCTTGGTTTTGGGATAAATTGCGATATGCCTTGCCACACCCACCAGAATTGacaaaaaatacaattagaAGAAAAATCTTTGCAAAACACCAACCGAGTATACAACTTAATGGTGAAAAAAAAGAACTTATCTACCCAATTGGTACTCCTGAAACGCCACCTGCAGCGAGTACCCCTCCGGcagatacaattaaaatattcatgtgcGACACAGAGATTAAAAAAGATAGTTCTGAAAAGTTAAATGTATCGAATAGCAATGGAATAATTACGTTCTCTCCTGAGcaattgataaaaaataatttagttaACAAGGTACAATGTACcactgtataa